A region of the Scomber scombrus chromosome 17, fScoSco1.1, whole genome shotgun sequence genome:
TACAATCAAGAGACTGTAAATGGATCACTGAATCCTTGTGTCTTTACTTaatttatacaataaataaaacagggaATGGATTGAAATGGATAAAAAACTTTCAGGCTCAACCTGTTTTGAAGCAAATCAGCTAAATAACACAGGCTGTCGGTTCTCACCATCAGAGAAGTCATCCGTAGAGGTGACAGAGAGCAGACTGTGCTGATCGCTACTCTCAGAGTCTCTACGGAGCGGTAAGGGGGCTGCGCATGCACCCCCAGGGTGCTCTCTGgcccatgatgatgatgaggaggacgaggaggagggggcCTGATGAACCAGCACCGTCTCTGCGTGACGGCGGGAGGAgtaggatgaagaggaggaagtggatGGGAGACAGAAGTCTAAGTCTCTATGGTGGCGGCTTCTGCTGGGGCCTTGGCCTCCTGTGGCCCCCTGAGGAAGCCCCTCGGAGAGCACGATTGGGACTCGAGACTCCGGAGGAGCCGCAGGAGGCGGCGGTGGAGAAGGAGGACGTGAAGTACCGCAGGGTCCACCGCTTCCATACACAGCCTCTTCATATGAGGGCAGAGTCACCTGGACGCCCTCCACCATGATGGAGCTGGACTGACCTGAGACTCCCTGCTCCCTCCTGATGGACGGACAGACAAAGTGagtgaaagggggggggggtggggggggggggaaacgaTGGATTGCAAAACCAGGCTGAAAGCTCGAAAGGCATGATGCAGCTATGTGTGTTGCGTGCTGCAGGAGAACCTCTGTGTAGAGGTGATTAGCGTTGACTGTGCAATCCCTTTACAGCAGGCTGCACTAAGCCCTCAGGCCCACGACACAATCAACAAGAGTGCCAATGAGCATTAGATCAAATGGTTCGGGCCTTTTTtatcagagctgcagcagaagaGAATGTGACTGTGCGATTAACTCTTTCTCTTaaatacttttactttcatttttcagGAATTTGAAAAATGCCAACTTGCAAAACTACTAGTCACCAGGTTTTGTACATCTTACGTGAGCaatttatttacataaatagTTTCAACCAATACCTCTGTTAGCACAATAGGTGTGATAACAGAAAGGATGAGGAACTAAATCTGCTGGTCACATGAGACATGTAAGGGGGTTTTACAGCACCAAATATTAAAAGGGCAGAGTTCCTTTAGTGTAAACAGAACTAAAACTTTCAGGTGTTTGAAGGCATAAAAGGCTCATAAAAAATTCCTTTGACATGCTCATCTTCTTTATGAAagctaagaaaacaaaaagcccACACATCAACATGGAGGTGGGGTGAGTGAGACAAGAAGTCAAAGAGTCAGAGATGTTTTACAAGgctgtgtttttcattcatcagcTCTGTGGGAAAGATACGCCGCCATTTTAACAAATAAAGCTGTCGACACCAGCTGCACAACAGCTTGCACTTTATACTGCCAACTGTGACCCGAGGTGTCTTCTTTTACACTTTGactttgttatttttacttgCGTGCAAAAGTGCATGTGCAAAGCTATGCCTGGTGGAGTTACAGCATCACtatacacttttaaaatgttattactaCTAACTGCAGTACTGGCATGACTTATTGTGAATCATTGTGATGattttgctgatattttgaGTCTGGTGTTAGATTATAGTTATGGGGAAGTTAAGAATTTGTGTGCAGTGATTTGTGTGTCTTACCTGTTGTGGTGGAAGGACTTGAGTTTTGGCTGTACAAGAACAAACAGCACCACTAAAAGCAGGATGAGCGCCACAGAGCTAGCTGTGGATGCCACGATAGACAGAGCTGGTATACCCAGCGGAGAGCTTGGCTCCTTGTCTGTGAGACacaagaagacagagaggaacagaggaggtGTTAACAGGTTGTGATTTTACATTTCCTCTgttgacacaaacaaaagaaaggtTGCCGAGGTGACAGACCTTGGGTGAGTCGACAGCTGATCTGCATCGGAGCGTCCCACTCGCCGTTCTGACAGGTGAGGAACTTGTAGTCTCCCTTCAGAGCGTAGCCTTCGTCACAGAAGTACTCGATGACGGTCTTCTGGGTTAGGCTGTGGCAAGGGGTGGGGTGACAGCGGTAGCCCCCGTTCTCTGGTTCGGTGGGAGGTGAGCACACTGGGGAGGCGGCAGAGATTTCCAATATTAACAATCACGACTGGgattatttacagaaaatgtggtGGTAATTTCTAGCTGCGGTCAGGTTTTATTGTCCGTGTTTAAATAGTCTGATTCTGGGAGAGAGTGTTCTTGCTGGCTCTTATCTCATTGTTGATGCTGTGATACTGCTATTGaaattatgtaatattttagATGTGATGCAGTTGTGAGTACTAGTACATATGTGGGTGTGGAAGTGTGAGCATCtatgtaaaaatgaatgagatATTTTGGTATGATTTTAGCATTtaacaatactgcagtaaaagaaaaaaagtagcttCCTCCTTTTAAACATCTGTGACATTTGAGTTTAGGAGATACACTTGAATGCACCATGATGTCTTCTACGCTTTGCTGTACAAGATTGTAGATTTCAGAGTGTATGATGTGCACCTGAAGTCGTTTTTACAGTCTGTGGCCGACACTTTACAAAGCGATGCAGACGCACAATCgatctttaaatgtttttgtttttttaagtggagATATTGTGACCGAGCCTCTCAAACGTAGATGGCGTGACGTGACTGCGGGTTAAAAGCTTGGGGGGGGGCCTCAGGGGAGGCTGTTTGTGTGCATCGGTGGAGAACAAGTTAATGCAGGTGTGTCTGCGTCTTTTTGGGAGTATCTCAGAGCGAGTGAGCGCGAGAGCCGGATGCGCAgctccaaaaatagaaaatcaatttGTGGCAGGCAAAGTTTTATTGGCGCGGGCCGCCACAAATACATGAGAAACACTGAGTGTGTACTAAAGAgtcaaatataattttaatttgtatttgtattaatgTTTCCAGTGAACTGTCAGTTGCCCTCATAAACATATGTACTTGTGTGAATACCTGAGTCGTGCTCACCAATGGTTCTGGTACAGCGTGGGGGTTCATGAGACCAGGTTCCAGAACTGGTACAAATGATGGTGGTGGGTCCATCTGCAGTGTAGCCGTGCTCGCAGCCATAGGTCAGCAGAGTGCCCGGAGGAAAGGAGCCCCTGTTAGCCTCGGTCTGGTTCAGCAGGTCTCCGTGCTGCACGCTGGATGGCCGCGCACAAcctaaaaagacaaagaaacgAAGAGCGAAGAGAATAAGAATGAGTTCACTGCTTAAAAGCCTAAATAAACGATGGAGGACTGTTTCTCTGGCTCTATGCTTGGCTCATGTTTATAAGCAACTGCCAGCCGCAGGACAGCAGCCAAATCGGCAACCTgaagtatattttaataatgcaaTGTAGCAAGGTAATTATAAGACATGAAAGAAAACTAAGTGGAGTTGGAGACTGCTTGTAGAATGGATACGTCCCATTTTAATGCTTATTTATACTGGGATTTCCATTACAGGCCTGCTGTGGAAACAAGGACAATTTGTTTTACATGTGACCGGCTTCTCTCAAGAATAATGTGGCAATATTTCGTCAAATAATTCAAGTATTTACGATAACTATTAGTGCTTGTTATGACTGGCTCCATCAAAGTCTTGATAACAGTTTTCCAGTGACTTTTAAATGTTAGTATTACTGCTGGACTTTCGTGCTGTTGTAAACTATCCAATAGTCTCCTCTGCAGACGACTTATCACAGGTAAACTCTGTGAAGTTGACAAGAGGAGCTGATAATTAAAGCTCAGAGGTAACGTTACCTGAAACTAGGCTGCATTTTACTCAAAACGAGACAAAAGGGACAAGCGCTGTATCAACACAGGTGTGGTGGAAACACAGAACAGAGAACACCTTAAGTGCCCACGATGGATTAAAATGTCACCGGGATCTTCATATAGATCTAATTTCTTTCGATTATCTCCTGCTCATTAAACCGTCTTCATCCCACGCTGCgattgtgtctatgtgtctggcGGTGAGACGGGATTTTCGGTGGGGCtcatttactgtgttttaatgacAGACTTGAAGCCCCGAGCCAGCCGGTGAAGACGAATGAGGCGGGAGAGCTAAAGTTAATTGCGCTTTGATCCACCTTCCCATGCGACATCCATGATGTTGCAGTGTCGCGCCAGCTccttgtgcgtgcgtgtgtgtgtgttcggtgtGTGAGGGTAAGTTATCTGAATCTGTGCTACGCTCCCACAagttaagacacacacacacacacacacacacacacacacacacacacacacacacacacacacacacacacacacacacacacacacacacacacacacacacacacacacacacacacacacacacacacacacacacacacacacacacacacacacacacacacacacacacacacacacacacacacacacacacacacacacacacacacacacacacacacacacacacacatatatttggAGGGGCAATCTGGCGAGAAAATGAGCggctgaatcctgcaggtgtGACTTGATACTACAACACCTGTGTAAACTGAGACGCTGACAGCAGGAGGATGACTTTACTTTTGGTATTACTGCTCTTAAACTGACCGAAGTACTGTGGAAATCATCGATACAGGCATTCCAATTTCATTACTACTGATCTGGATCATCTGGGAAGTAGTTACATAAGCATTTGGGCTTGGCGTCAGTGGAAAAATGTTCCAATACCAACTTTAATCACTCCCGTACGAAAACCCCCTCTGGGCCAAACATATAAATTAAGCCTGCCATAATAAGTTGTCAGTGTTTTATCTGTTCATCTTATCTGTTTGATTAATTCAATATAAAGCATACTAAGTGTGGAGAGTTATCTCAGTAAAATAGAGACACACCCATAATAAAGAACATTAATAATGCCATCACTCATGGTCATATGGCTTATTATTTAATTCTTGGTCTGGggtattaataaaataatattagcCATGCTCCATTACAGAGCCTTATTGCTTGCttgacataaacaaacacacaaacactgcaaacagTCGCTTTgtcttgcttgtgtgtgtgtgtgtgtgtgtatgttaaaaaAGATTGAAAGGGGAGACCATTTCCACAGCAGTGCCTCCAACATCCTCTAATCTCCAGGGGGGAGAAACGTTGCTCTAAGCTGGCAGCACGAGATTATGTGCAAACACTCAAAATGTGCGAGCGCCTACtcacttgacacacacacagaaacacacacacagaaacaaagtcAACACCCATAAACAAAGACACTCCTAGGACTAAGTCGTGTGATACCAAAGGGTGCGTTATTGAATTTGGGACAAAACATGGAGGCAACGTAGAGTTGTTGTTACCTTCTCAAATGCTGTCTTTCATTCACAAGATATTCTGTTACAGGatcaactaatgattatttttattagcaGACAATCTGCACATTACTTTCCTGATTAGTCAATtcattgtttagtctataaaatgccagaaaacaAGGGGAATAATGTCAGCCATCAAAAGACATTTAATCAACTTCAATTCACTTAATTACTCGCATTTGAGAAGAAATGCTAAGAATTACATCACACAATGAGTGATAATCAAAACAGTTGAAGATACATTATCTATCTAATGCCgaattaattaatcaaattagCATTTTAGCTctaatgtgtttgttgttgcatattttacaataaagttGATTAAAGAAACAAATCTGCAACATTGAATCTCCCGTTTAGAAagtaaatgacagaaaccatgattaaaatgtaacattatcCATCTATGACACAGACTCGTGTCTAATGTCTCGAACACGAGCTGAGGGGTTGGTTCAAGAGGCTCAAATATACACTCggtttgtgtgtaaaagtgctATAAATCCTTCTCAttcaaacacatgcatgctttgtcacacacacagaaacactatctccacacacacatttcaggaTGCCATTTGACACCGTGAGCCGAGCAGTTGTTGGTTGAGATGCTTCGGGGCGGCTAAAGGCCCTCTGAGGAGGAGATGGTGCTAATGCCGGTGGTAAAGGTGATGAATGGATGACCCCCGGGCTGTGAGGCG
Encoded here:
- the susd6 gene encoding sushi domain-containing protein 6 isoform X2, translated to MCDGMVAFQTRALSSSSSSSSSLAHRLAASALLLLFTLLPHGHASGCARPSSVQHGDLLNQTEANRGSFPPGTLLTYGCEHGYTADGPTTIICTSSGTWSHEPPRCTRTIVCSPPTEPENGGYRCHPTPCHSLTQKTVIEYFCDEGYALKGDYKFLTCQNGEWDAPMQISCRLTQDKEPSSPLGIPALSIVASTASSVALILLLVVLFVLVQPKLKSFHHNRREQGVSGQSSSIMVEGVQVTLPSYEEAVYGSGGPCGTSRPPSPPPPPAAPPESRVPIVLSEGLPQGATGGQGPSRSRHHRDLDFCLPSTSSSSSYSSRRHAETVLVHQAPSSSSSSSSSWAREHPGGACAAPLPLRRDSESSDQHSLLSVTSTDDFSDDIPLLKEA
- the susd6 gene encoding sushi domain-containing protein 6 isoform X1 is translated as MCDGMVAFQTRALSSSSSSSSSLAHRLAASALLLLFTLLPHGHASGCARPSSVQHGDLLNQTEANRGSFPPGTLLTYGCEHGYTADGPTTIICTSSGTWSHEPPRCTRTIGEHDSVCSPPTEPENGGYRCHPTPCHSLTQKTVIEYFCDEGYALKGDYKFLTCQNGEWDAPMQISCRLTQDKEPSSPLGIPALSIVASTASSVALILLLVVLFVLVQPKLKSFHHNRREQGVSGQSSSIMVEGVQVTLPSYEEAVYGSGGPCGTSRPPSPPPPPAAPPESRVPIVLSEGLPQGATGGQGPSRSRHHRDLDFCLPSTSSSSSYSSRRHAETVLVHQAPSSSSSSSSSWAREHPGGACAAPLPLRRDSESSDQHSLLSVTSTDDFSDDIPLLKEA